A section of the Cygnus olor isolate bCygOlo1 chromosome 14, bCygOlo1.pri.v2, whole genome shotgun sequence genome encodes:
- the FAF2 gene encoding FAS-associated factor 2, which produces MAAPEERELTAEQTEKLLQFQDLTGIESMDQCRHTLEQHNWNIEAAVQDRLNEQEGVPSVFNPPPSRPLQVNTADHRIYSYVVSRPQPRGLLGWGYYFMMLPFRFTYYTLLDIFRFALRFIRPDPRSRVTDPVGDIISFIHMFEEKYGRIHPVFYQGTYSQALNDAKRELRFLLVYLHGDDHQDTDEFCRNTLCVPEVITLINTRMLFWACSTNKPEGYRVSQALRENTYPFLAVIMLKDRRMTVVGRLEGLIQADDLINQLIFIMDANQTYLVSERLEREERNQTQVLRQQQDEAYLASLRADQEKERKKKEERERKKKKEEEVQQQKLAEERRRQTLQEEKERKSECLPPEPHPDDPESVKIIFKLPNDSRVERRFHFTQSLTVIHDFLFSLKESPEKFQIEANFPRRVLPCLPTEEWPNPPTLQEAGLSHTEVLFVQDLTDD; this is translated from the exons ATGGCGGCGCCTGAGGAGCGGGAGCTGACGGCGGAGCAGACCGAGAAGCTGCTGCAGTTCCAG GACCTGACCGGCATAGAGTCCATGGACCAATGTCGTCACACACTGGAGCAGCACAACTGGAACATAGAG GCAGCTGTACAGGACCGACTGAACGAGCAGGAGGGTGTCCCAAGTGTCTTTAATCCACCCCCATCTCGGCCGTTGCAGGTCAATACAGCCGACCACAGGATCTACAGCTATGTTGTCTCAAGGCCACAGCCAAGG GGCCTGCTAGGATGGGGTTACTACTTCATGATGCTTCCATTCCGATTTACCTATTACACATTACTTGATATATTTAG GTTTGCTCTGCGTTTTATACGCCCTGATCCTCGTAGCCGGGTCACTGACCCAGTGGGTGACATTATTTCCTTTATCCATATGTTTGAGGAGAAATATGGGAGGATACACCCTGTCTTCTACCAGGGAACTTACAGCCAG GCACTGAATGATGCCAAGCGGGAGCTGCGCTTCCTGTTGGTGTATCTGCATGGAGATGACCACCAAGACACAGACGAATTCTGCCG CAATACGCTGTGCGTACCTGAGGTGATCACCCTCATAAACACTAGAATGCTCTTCTGGGCTTGCTCAACCAATAAACCAGAGGGATACAGAG TCTCCCAGGCTCTGCGAGAGAACACGTACCCATTCCTGGCTGTGATCATGCTGAAAGATCGCAGGATGACGGTCGTTGGGCGGCTAGAAGGCCTCATCCAGGCTGATGACCTCATTAATCAACTGATATTCATCATGGATGCCAACCAGACGTACCTGGTGTCTGAACGCCTGGAAAG GGAAGAGAGAAACCAAACCCAAGtcctgaggcagcagcaggacgaGGCGTATTTGGCATCCTTGCGTGCAGACCAGGAAAAGGAGCGCAAGAAGAAGGAGGAAcgggagaggaagaagaagaaggaggaggaagtaCAGCAGCAAAAACTAGCAGAGGAGAGACGGCGGCAG AcgctgcaggaggagaaggagcggAAGTCAGAATGCCTTCCTCCTGAGCCACATCCTGACGACCCAGAGAGCGTTAAGATCATTTTCAAGCTGCCTAACGATTCCAGAGTGGAGCGGCGATTCCACTTCACACAGTCATTGACG GTGATCCACGACTTCCTGTTCTCCCTGAAAGAAAGCCCTGAAAAGTTCCAGATCGAAGCCAACTTCCCTCGCCGCGTCCTGCCCTGCCTCCCGACAGAGGAGTGGCCCAACCCACCCACGCTGCAGGAGGCCGGACTCAGCCACACGGAAGTCCTCTTTGTGCAGGACCTCACGGACGATTGA
- the CLTB gene encoding clathrin light chain B isoform X1 yields the protein MADDFGFFSSSEGAGAEEDPAAAFLAQQESEIAGIENDEGFGPADGEAASATPGQAAPQEPAGFQNGGATVNGDVFQESNGPTDAYAAIAKADRLTQEPESIRKWREEQKKRLEELDAASKVTEQEWREKAKKDLEEWNLRQNEQMEKNRANNRIADKAFYQQPDADVIGYVASEEAFLKESKEETPGSEWEKVAQLCDFNPKSSKQSKDVSRMRSVLISLKQTPLSR from the exons ATGGCCGACGACTTCGGTTTTTTTTCCTCGTCCGAGGGTGCCGGCGCCGAGGAGGACCCGGCCGCCGCTTTCCTGGCGCAGCAGGAGAGCGAGATCGCGGGCATCGAGAACGACGAGGGCTTCGGGCCCGCCGACGGCGAGGCGGCCTCCGCCACCCCCGGGCAGGCGGCCCCGCAGGAGCCCG ctgGTTTCCAGAACGGGGGAGCCACTGTCAACGGAGATGTTTTCCAG GAGTCCAACGGCCCCACGGACGCCTACGCGGCCATAGCCAAGGCTGACCGGCTGACCCAGGAGCCCGAGAGCATCCGCAAGTGGAGGGAGGAGCAGAAGAAGcgcctggaggagctgg ATGCGGCCTCGAAGGTGACCGAGCAGGAGTGGCGCGAGAAGGCCAAGAAGGACCTGGAGGAGTGGAACCTGCGTCAGAACGAGCAGATGGAGAAGAACCGGGCAAACAACAG GATCGCTGACAAAGCCTTTTACCAGCAGCCGGACGCCGATGTCATCGGCTATGT GGCCTCGGAGGAAGCGTTCCTGAAGGAGTCCAAGGAGGAAACCCCGGGCTCCGAGTGGGAGAAGGTGGCCCAGCTCTGCGACTTCAACCCCaagagcagcaagcagagcaaGGACGTCTCGCGGATGCGCTCGGTGCTCATCTCCCTCAAACAGACGCCCCTGTCCCGCTAG
- the CLTB gene encoding clathrin light chain B isoform X2, with product MADDFGFFSSSEGAGAEEDPAAAFLAQQESEIAGIENDEGFGPADGEAASATPGQAAPQEPAGFQNGGATVNGDVFQESNGPTDAYAAIAKADRLTQEPESIRKWREEQKKRLEELDAASKVTEQEWREKAKKDLEEWNLRQNEQMEKNRANNRASEEAFLKESKEETPGSEWEKVAQLCDFNPKSSKQSKDVSRMRSVLISLKQTPLSR from the exons ATGGCCGACGACTTCGGTTTTTTTTCCTCGTCCGAGGGTGCCGGCGCCGAGGAGGACCCGGCCGCCGCTTTCCTGGCGCAGCAGGAGAGCGAGATCGCGGGCATCGAGAACGACGAGGGCTTCGGGCCCGCCGACGGCGAGGCGGCCTCCGCCACCCCCGGGCAGGCGGCCCCGCAGGAGCCCG ctgGTTTCCAGAACGGGGGAGCCACTGTCAACGGAGATGTTTTCCAG GAGTCCAACGGCCCCACGGACGCCTACGCGGCCATAGCCAAGGCTGACCGGCTGACCCAGGAGCCCGAGAGCATCCGCAAGTGGAGGGAGGAGCAGAAGAAGcgcctggaggagctgg ATGCGGCCTCGAAGGTGACCGAGCAGGAGTGGCGCGAGAAGGCCAAGAAGGACCTGGAGGAGTGGAACCTGCGTCAGAACGAGCAGATGGAGAAGAACCGGGCAAACAACAG GGCCTCGGAGGAAGCGTTCCTGAAGGAGTCCAAGGAGGAAACCCCGGGCTCCGAGTGGGAGAAGGTGGCCCAGCTCTGCGACTTCAACCCCaagagcagcaagcagagcaaGGACGTCTCGCGGATGCGCTCGGTGCTCATCTCCCTCAAACAGACGCCCCTGTCCCGCTAG